The Shewanella japonica genome has a window encoding:
- a CDS encoding patatin-like phospholipase family protein has translation MDAYTTTKNQHALVVEGGAMRGIFASGVLDRFIEQQYRPFDFCIGVSAGSTNLASWLSHQKQRNYRIITHYSCLPEFIDFGRFIRGGHWLELDWLWDILAKECYYDMAAFVQQPIPLFVVTTNINTGEAVYIKSTEDNLEQILKASCSVPIAYRDFPTYQGAPMTDGGIADSIPVIKAYEMGAKEITVVLSRPLGYRKKAPKIPWLITKTLKRHPKLAEAMVNRATNYNQAIDFIMQPPADCKIHIIAPPDDFNVGRLTTDKAVLEAGYQMGITAADTLLAKPCFS, from the coding sequence ATGGATGCATATACCACAACGAAAAATCAACACGCCCTTGTAGTAGAAGGCGGCGCAATGAGAGGGATCTTTGCCTCTGGCGTGTTAGACAGATTTATTGAACAACAATATCGTCCTTTCGACTTTTGTATCGGCGTGTCAGCCGGTTCAACAAATTTAGCCTCTTGGTTATCTCATCAAAAGCAGCGCAATTACCGTATCATTACCCATTATTCATGCCTGCCTGAATTTATTGATTTTGGCCGTTTTATTCGTGGCGGTCATTGGCTTGAGCTTGACTGGTTATGGGATATTTTGGCAAAAGAATGCTATTACGATATGGCAGCGTTTGTGCAACAGCCGATCCCTTTGTTTGTGGTCACAACCAACATCAATACAGGTGAAGCGGTTTATATAAAAAGCACTGAAGACAATCTCGAACAGATTTTAAAAGCATCCTGTTCAGTGCCTATCGCTTATCGAGACTTTCCTACTTATCAAGGTGCTCCTATGACAGATGGCGGCATTGCCGATTCAATACCTGTTATTAAAGCCTACGAAATGGGCGCCAAAGAGATCACAGTAGTATTATCTAGACCATTAGGTTATCGCAAAAAGGCGCCCAAAATACCTTGGCTAATCACTAAAACTCTCAAACGACACCCTAAACTTGCAGAAGCCATGGTGAACCGTGCAACCAATTATAACCAAGCCATCGACTTTATCATGCAGCCACCAGCAGACTGCAAAATCCATATTATCGCCCCGCCAGATGATTTTAACGTCGGTAGATTAACCACTGATAAAGCGGTTTTAGAGGCAGGATATCAAATGGGAATCACAGCTGCAGATACCTTACTTGCGAAGCCCTGTTTTAGTTAA
- a CDS encoding patatin-like phospholipase family protein, producing MNHVKQIAAILLLMLIAGCSTTHTLDLRVPEQGYEQATVGGEAKSPNAEPLRFWAGEPSTFLYSDLTKSTPLTVQGDALNILVLSGGGAKGAFGAGVVNGLYDHDQLEQYTIVTGVSAGALIAPFAFLGGDEVPRLKQVMLGINDKEIMGKRNFLNTLFKDAFTNGDNMLEFIASVYTPEMIADIAKQHNAGRRLFIGTTQFDSGRLSIWNIGAIANSNIDNKAGFIHQILAASASIPGVFPPQFIKVDYQGEAYEELHVDGGLSAQMFFEPVTTDYGKLSKALGLTQQPYIHVIRNGMLTMPYEVIPDKGMALLTRSLKSLTVLQSRGDLYKMLYDSQLQQIDLSFTYVDNEFDAPVETKAMFDFEYMQALYNYGYDKAVKGQVWSKQLP from the coding sequence ATGAATCACGTTAAACAGATAGCAGCCATTTTATTATTGATGCTTATCGCTGGCTGTAGCACCACACATACTTTGGATCTTCGAGTTCCTGAACAGGGTTATGAGCAAGCGACCGTTGGCGGTGAAGCAAAATCACCTAATGCTGAGCCGCTGCGCTTTTGGGCTGGGGAACCATCCACTTTTTTATATTCTGATTTAACAAAATCCACCCCGTTAACTGTTCAGGGCGATGCGTTAAACATTTTAGTGTTATCAGGTGGCGGGGCTAAAGGTGCGTTTGGTGCAGGTGTCGTTAATGGCTTATACGATCATGACCAACTTGAACAATACACAATAGTGACAGGCGTTAGTGCGGGGGCATTAATCGCACCATTTGCATTTTTAGGCGGAGATGAAGTGCCTAGATTAAAGCAGGTGATGCTAGGCATTAATGACAAAGAAATCATGGGCAAACGTAACTTTTTAAATACGCTTTTTAAAGATGCTTTTACCAACGGTGACAATATGCTGGAGTTCATTGCTAGCGTGTACACCCCAGAAATGATAGCTGATATCGCTAAGCAACATAATGCAGGGCGTCGATTATTTATCGGCACAACACAGTTTGATTCTGGCCGTTTATCAATATGGAATATTGGTGCGATTGCTAACAGTAATATCGACAATAAAGCTGGCTTTATTCATCAAATTTTAGCGGCGAGTGCATCGATCCCTGGTGTGTTCCCTCCGCAGTTTATCAAGGTCGATTATCAGGGTGAAGCGTATGAGGAATTGCACGTCGATGGTGGTTTATCTGCACAAATGTTCTTTGAGCCAGTAACAACTGATTATGGAAAACTATCAAAGGCACTTGGGCTAACTCAACAGCCATATATTCATGTTATCCGTAATGGCATGTTAACTATGCCTTATGAAGTGATACCAGATAAGGGCATGGCATTGCTGACTCGAAGTTTAAAAAGTTTAACAGTGCTGCAAAGCAGAGGTGACTTATACAAAATGCTTTATGACAGCCAATTACAACAAATCGATTTGAGCTTCACTTATGTGGATAACGAATTTGATGCACCAGTAGAAACTAAGGCAATGTTTGATTTTGAATACATGCAAGCACTTTACAATTACGGCTATGACAAAGCAGTGAAGGGGCAAGTGTGGTCTAAGCAATTACCTTAA